In the Syntrophales bacterium genome, one interval contains:
- the miaB gene encoding tRNA (N6-isopentenyl adenosine(37)-C2)-methylthiotransferase MiaB has protein sequence MSESLLCYLHTFGCQMNVRDSEKAALLMEQAGYSVTNDLEAADVIIVNTCSVRAKAEQKAHSFIGRVRRLKADKPGLVLGVTGCLAQQWGSRFFTRFHHVDFVCGTHAMDRIPAMATAVRGGCGRQEDTAFRDEPGALDIRAHHAAGALSAFVTVMQGCDNFCAYCIVPHVRGRERSRRPGDILKEVADLAAAGVKEVTLLGQNVNSYGKGLEESVTFPLLLARVADIDGIERVRFTTSHPKDLSDELVAALADLKPLCEHIHLPLQSGSTEILRRMKRGYTAEEYGEKISVLRDRIPSVSITTDIIVGFPGESDGDFEKTIDLMRKVRFDNAFSFKYSDRPGTAAERYDGAVGEDVKKQRLATLQKLQARHTLEKNRALEGTVEEVLVEGPGKGSPLDMAGRTRSNRIVNFSGDGFLRGQTVPVKIVRGYAHSLRGEMINKEAESQPCL, from the coding sequence GTGAGTGAGTCACTGCTGTGCTACCTGCACACATTCGGGTGCCAGATGAATGTCCGGGACTCGGAAAAAGCGGCTCTCCTCATGGAACAGGCGGGCTACAGCGTCACGAATGATCTCGAGGCGGCGGATGTCATCATCGTCAACACCTGCAGCGTCCGGGCAAAGGCGGAACAAAAGGCCCACAGTTTTATCGGAAGAGTGCGCCGTCTCAAGGCGGATAAACCCGGTCTCGTGCTGGGTGTCACCGGATGCCTGGCCCAGCAGTGGGGAAGCCGTTTTTTCACCCGGTTTCACCATGTGGACTTTGTCTGCGGCACACACGCCATGGACCGCATCCCTGCCATGGCGACGGCGGTGCGGGGGGGGTGCGGCCGACAGGAAGACACGGCATTCAGGGATGAACCGGGAGCACTGGACATTCGCGCGCACCATGCAGCAGGCGCTCTCAGCGCCTTTGTCACCGTCATGCAGGGGTGCGACAACTTCTGCGCCTACTGTATTGTCCCCCATGTGCGCGGTCGCGAGCGAAGCCGCCGCCCCGGAGACATACTCAAGGAGGTTGCCGACCTTGCCGCAGCCGGCGTCAAGGAAGTGACGCTTCTGGGTCAGAACGTCAACTCCTATGGAAAGGGGCTTGAAGAATCCGTTACATTCCCGTTGCTTCTGGCGCGGGTAGCGGATATTGACGGAATCGAGCGCGTACGGTTTACAACATCCCATCCCAAGGATCTCTCGGACGAACTCGTGGCGGCGCTTGCCGACCTGAAACCGCTCTGCGAACATATTCATCTGCCTCTTCAGTCCGGGTCGACGGAGATCCTCAGACGCATGAAGCGGGGATACACCGCCGAGGAATACGGCGAAAAAATAAGCGTCCTGCGCGACCGGATTCCATCAGTGAGCATCACCACCGACATCATCGTTGGATTCCCGGGGGAGAGCGACGGGGATTTTGAAAAAACTATTGACCTTATGCGGAAAGTGCGGTTTGATAATGCCTTTTCATTCAAATACTCCGATCGTCCCGGCACAGCCGCCGAACGATATGACGGTGCCGTTGGGGAAGATGTCAAAAAGCAACGCCTGGCAACACTGCAGAAACTCCAGGCCCGGCACACCCTTGAGAAAAACCGTGCACTCGAAGGAACCGTCGAAGAGGTCCTCGTTGAAGGTCCCGGCAAGGGGAGTCCTCTGGACATGGCGGGACGAACCCGAAGCAACAGAATCGTCAATTTCAGCGGGGACGGTTTTTTGAGGGGACAAACCGTCCCCGTGAAGATTGTCAGGGGCTATGCTCATTCCCTGAGAGGCGAGATGATCAACAAGGAAGCGGAGAGTCAACCATGCTTGTAG
- a CDS encoding PAS domain S-box protein, with translation MAKKRAPRAEGEHKDQPESLPRREPGGRREHDNLYEALARSSQAGVYIVQKRKFQFVNPYIVNYSGYGEDEWIGRDVCRFLHPEDIEKTMENARAMLKGKRRSPYEYRFVSKSGEIRWIMENIISITFRGERAALGNTMDITEEKEAKARLVEAEKLYRSLANHSQTGIFVVQDGKIRFANPHLMAYTGCDSADDLIGRKLSDFVHPDDRKIVAKYAKQMVKGERSYPYEYRIVSKKGIVRWVLETVASIDYRGEPAILGSTIDITQLVEMKEHLMEVQALESTLLAAIPHAVIGLENRRIIFANDSVKNVFGWEPGDMIGQETRILYRSDDEWRTIGERFYTTLEHTKIYGQPFPCRKKDGTDIECMVSSARFGDVLKDRRIVVIYEDITEQRRSERALRESEERYAALVEQAMDGIIIVQDEICLFVNRAMAAMMGYDVRDLTGRPFADLFAEGDRDMVIRLHRRRMAGEEAMSLYEGRLLCKDGSIKDAEIAVGVIRIEGKRAEMGYVRDITFRKRAQEEIKRTVERLKKRLEETVSALASIAEKRDPYTAGHQQRVAELAGAIAREMGLDEDQVEGTIVAATLHDIGKIYEPSEILSKPDVLTDIEFLMMKVHPEIGYDILKNIDFPWPVARIVRQHHERIDGSGYPDGLTGTDILIEARIIAVADVVEAMASHRPYRSALGIESALKEIRSKAGIAYDRDVVNACVRLFKKKGFTFSKSAEEKLTQRMRAGQGDLLS, from the coding sequence ATGGCGAAAAAGAGAGCACCTCGAGCCGAAGGGGAACACAAGGATCAACCGGAAAGCCTTCCGCGGCGAGAACCCGGAGGCCGGCGTGAGCATGATAACCTGTACGAGGCCCTTGCAAGGAGTTCCCAGGCCGGAGTCTACATAGTTCAGAAGAGAAAATTCCAGTTCGTCAACCCCTATATCGTGAACTATTCGGGCTACGGGGAAGACGAATGGATCGGCCGGGATGTATGTCGATTTCTCCATCCTGAAGACATCGAAAAAACGATGGAAAATGCCCGCGCCATGCTGAAGGGCAAACGCCGGTCGCCCTATGAATATCGCTTCGTGAGTAAAAGCGGTGAAATACGCTGGATCATGGAGAACATCATTTCCATTACCTTCCGGGGTGAGCGGGCGGCGCTCGGAAACACCATGGACATAACGGAGGAGAAGGAAGCGAAGGCACGGCTGGTTGAAGCGGAAAAGCTCTACCGCAGTCTCGCCAACCACAGCCAGACGGGGATCTTCGTGGTCCAGGACGGGAAAATCAGATTTGCCAATCCCCACCTGATGGCATACACGGGATGCGATTCCGCCGATGATCTCATCGGCAGGAAACTGAGCGATTTCGTTCACCCCGATGACCGTAAGATCGTTGCAAAATACGCGAAGCAAATGGTGAAAGGTGAGCGGTCATATCCCTACGAATACCGTATCGTGAGCAAGAAGGGAATCGTCCGGTGGGTCCTCGAGACAGTCGCTTCCATCGACTATCGTGGTGAGCCGGCGATCCTGGGAAGCACCATAGACATCACCCAACTCGTGGAAATGAAAGAACATCTCATGGAGGTTCAGGCCCTGGAATCGACACTGCTGGCCGCCATTCCCCATGCCGTTATCGGCCTTGAGAACCGTCGGATCATCTTCGCCAACGATTCGGTGAAAAACGTTTTCGGCTGGGAGCCGGGCGATATGATCGGTCAGGAGACGCGGATTCTTTATCGCTCCGACGATGAATGGCGTACCATCGGAGAAAGGTTCTACACGACGCTCGAGCATACCAAGATTTACGGACAGCCCTTTCCCTGTCGCAAAAAAGATGGCACCGACATCGAATGCATGGTCAGCTCCGCCCGTTTCGGAGACGTGCTGAAGGACCGGCGGATCGTCGTTATCTACGAGGACATCACGGAACAGAGACGCTCCGAGCGGGCTCTCCGGGAAAGCGAAGAAAGATATGCCGCACTGGTCGAACAGGCCATGGATGGCATTATCATCGTCCAGGACGAGATCTGCCTTTTTGTCAATCGCGCCATGGCGGCCATGATGGGATACGATGTCCGGGATCTGACCGGGCGTCCTTTTGCAGACCTCTTTGCGGAAGGGGACCGTGATATGGTCATACGGCTTCATCGCCGTCGAATGGCGGGTGAGGAGGCGATGTCGCTTTACGAAGGCCGCCTGCTCTGCAAGGACGGTTCCATAAAAGACGCGGAAATCGCGGTGGGTGTCATACGCATCGAGGGGAAACGGGCCGAGATGGGTTATGTACGGGATATCACTTTCAGAAAACGAGCCCAGGAAGAAATAAAACGTACCGTGGAGCGCCTGAAAAAACGCCTCGAAGAGACCGTGAGCGCCCTCGCGTCCATCGCCGAGAAACGTGATCCCTATACGGCGGGACATCAGCAGCGCGTGGCGGAGCTTGCCGGCGCAATCGCCAGGGAAATGGGGCTTGACGAGGACCAGGTGGAAGGGACCATCGTGGCGGCGACGCTCCACGATATCGGGAAGATATACGAGCCCTCGGAAATCCTCAGTAAGCCCGACGTTCTCACGGACATCGAGTTTCTGATGATGAAGGTGCACCCCGAGATCGGGTACGATATCCTGAAAAACATCGATTTCCCCTGGCCCGTCGCGCGGATCGTCCGCCAGCATCACGAACGGATCGACGGGAGCGGGTACCCCGATGGTCTGACCGGTACGGATATCCTCATCGAGGCCCGGATTATCGCCGTCGCCGACGTGGTAGAAGCCATGGCGTCCCACCGTCCTTACCGTTCAGCTCTGGGAATCGAATCGGCACTCAAGGAAATCAGATCGAAAGCAGGCATTGCCTACGACCGGGATGTCGTGAACGCCTGTGTCAGGCTCTTTAAAAAAAAGGGATTCACTTTCAGCAAGAGTGCGGAGGAGAAGCTGACCCAGAGAATGCGGGCAGGCCAGGGAGACCTTTTGTCGTGA
- a CDS encoding integration host factor subunit beta: protein MNKSELISALSKKEGLTEKQASDTVNLIFKSFNEELRKGERIEIRGFGSFVVREYGAYTGRNPKTGGVIQVAPKKLPFFKVGKDLKERVNSEK from the coding sequence ATGAACAAGTCAGAACTGATATCTGCGTTGAGCAAAAAAGAAGGCCTCACGGAAAAGCAGGCTTCGGATACGGTTAACCTGATTTTCAAGAGTTTCAATGAGGAGCTTCGAAAGGGCGAACGAATCGAAATACGGGGATTCGGAAGTTTCGTCGTCCGGGAATATGGAGCATACACCGGCCGAAACCCGAAAACCGGAGGAGTCATTCAAGTGGCTCCCAAAAAGCTTCCTTTCTTCAAGGTGGGAAAAGATCTGAAAGAACGAGTCAATTCAGAGAAGTAA
- a CDS encoding rRNA pseudouridine synthase: MRERLQKIIASAGIASRRAAETLIREGHVSVNDEVVTEMGYRADPFRDVIRVRGVRITSDPVKVYLAVHKPAGYLTAMSDPRGRKIVADLVSDFSERLVPVGRLDYASEGLLIMTNDGDFSYRVQHPKFNIPKTYLVKVKGSVKAAAFAAIQGGTRLDDGYFKPDEASIEKVNRRSTWLRFTIHSGRNRIVRRYFETLGFQVTRLIRTAIGEMDLGTLKPGAFRHLKASEIRQFMPE; the protein is encoded by the coding sequence GTGCGTGAACGTCTGCAGAAAATAATCGCTTCAGCCGGGATTGCTTCCCGACGTGCCGCCGAAACGCTCATTCGGGAGGGCCATGTCTCCGTCAACGATGAGGTGGTTACCGAAATGGGATACAGGGCGGACCCGTTCCGGGATGTCATCCGGGTCCGAGGAGTCCGCATAACAAGCGATCCCGTGAAGGTCTACCTGGCGGTCCACAAACCGGCGGGGTACCTGACTGCCATGAGCGATCCCCGGGGCAGAAAAATTGTGGCCGATCTGGTCAGTGATTTTTCCGAGCGGCTTGTTCCTGTCGGACGGCTGGATTACGCTTCCGAAGGATTGCTTATCATGACCAATGACGGGGATTTTTCCTACCGGGTCCAGCATCCGAAGTTCAACATTCCCAAGACCTATCTCGTCAAGGTGAAGGGCTCCGTCAAAGCGGCGGCCTTCGCGGCCATCCAGGGGGGAACGCGGCTTGACGACGGCTATTTCAAGCCCGATGAGGCAAGCATAGAAAAGGTGAACAGACGGAGTACCTGGCTCCGCTTTACCATTCACAGCGGAAGAAACAGGATTGTGCGCCGGTATTTCGAGACCCTTGGATTCCAGGTAACGCGCCTGATCCGTACGGCCATCGGCGAGATGGACCTTGGAACACTGAAGCCGGGGGCGTTCCGGCACCTGAAAGCATCGGAGATCAGACAATTCATGCCGGAGTGA
- the scpB gene encoding SMC-Scp complex subunit ScpB translates to MKDLESIVESLIFVSETPLSTKKLQELLDDASEQDIHAALLELKDRYAPGRGGLYLAEVAGGFQFRTADVAAPWIQKLRGGRPAMLSRAAMETLAVVAYRQPVLKGEIEQVRGVDVSTALRGLLEKNLVRIVGRKDVPGKPIMYGTTKRFLEVFNLRDLSELPTLREMKELEESEPRA, encoded by the coding sequence ATGAAGGATCTGGAGAGCATTGTCGAGTCCCTCATTTTTGTGTCCGAGACCCCTCTTTCCACCAAAAAGCTCCAGGAGCTTCTCGATGATGCTTCTGAACAGGATATCCACGCGGCCCTGCTGGAATTGAAGGACCGGTATGCTCCCGGCCGGGGCGGTCTCTATCTGGCCGAGGTTGCCGGCGGATTCCAGTTCAGAACAGCCGATGTGGCGGCACCCTGGATACAGAAACTGAGAGGAGGCCGGCCGGCCATGCTGAGCCGGGCGGCCATGGAGACGCTGGCTGTTGTTGCCTATCGCCAGCCCGTATTGAAGGGGGAGATCGAACAGGTCAGGGGAGTCGACGTCAGTACAGCCCTTCGGGGTCTGCTGGAGAAAAACCTGGTCCGCATCGTCGGCAGGAAGGATGTCCCGGGCAAACCGATCATGTACGGGACCACGAAACGGTTTCTGGAGGTGTTCAATCTCAGGGACCTGTCGGAGTTGCCCACGCTGAGGGAAATGAAGGAACTCGAGGAGTCGGAGCCCCGTGCGTGA
- a CDS encoding segregation/condensation protein A yields MDYRIKLDIFEGPLDLLLYLIRKHEIDIYDIPISLITEQYISHIDAMKSLNLDLAGEYLVLAATLLHIKSRMLLPVQEVEGEEEEDPRAALVRQLLEYQAFREAALDLGGMKLLGRDTFTRNERDVDIGDCGDRSLREIGVFELVEAFQRVAASMGGDFSLEVNVETMSLSQRISEVLEALREHKTLTFEELLAPARGKRQLIYTFLALLELMKMRVARAFQGAPYETIRICLAVETEAREGSAS; encoded by the coding sequence ATGGATTACAGGATAAAGCTCGATATATTCGAAGGTCCCCTCGATCTCCTGCTCTATCTCATCAGAAAGCACGAGATCGATATTTATGATATTCCCATCTCCCTGATTACCGAGCAGTACATCAGCCACATCGATGCCATGAAATCCCTGAATCTCGACCTGGCCGGGGAATACCTCGTTCTGGCGGCCACGCTGCTTCACATCAAGTCCCGCATGCTCCTTCCCGTTCAGGAAGTTGAAGGCGAGGAAGAGGAAGATCCCCGGGCCGCTCTCGTTCGACAGCTCCTGGAATACCAGGCCTTCAGGGAAGCGGCCCTCGATCTTGGCGGCATGAAGCTTCTCGGCCGGGACACCTTCACCAGGAATGAACGTGATGTCGATATCGGGGACTGCGGGGACCGCTCCCTTCGTGAGATAGGCGTCTTTGAACTGGTGGAGGCTTTTCAGCGGGTCGCGGCTTCAATGGGTGGTGATTTCAGCCTGGAAGTAAACGTGGAAACCATGTCCCTGTCACAGAGAATAAGTGAGGTGCTCGAAGCGCTCCGGGAACACAAAACACTTACCTTCGAAGAGCTGTTGGCGCCGGCGCGGGGCAAGCGGCAGCTCATCTACACGTTTCTCGCTCTGCTGGAACTGATGAAGATGCGTGTGGCCAGGGCTTTTCAGGGGGCACCCTACGAAACGATACGCATATGCTTGGCGGTGGAAACTGAAGCGCGGGAGGGTAGTGCATCATGA
- the trpS gene encoding tryptophan--tRNA ligase, with the protein MKIKRIVSGMRPTGKLHLGNFHGALHNWVNLQNRQNHECFYFVADWHALTSDYKDTSEINGFTIDMVIDWLSAGLDPAGSTLFLQSGVKEHAELFLILSMITPLAWLERNPTYKEMREELTDRDLSTAGFLSYPVLQAADIIMYKADGVPVGVDQLPHIELTREIARRFNFLFREVFTVPDPLLTDVPRLLGLDGRKMSKSYNNSIYLRDRGRDLSGKVLSMFTDPERKTKRDPGRPHLCNVFAFHGMYSAPEEVYQISEDCKKAVIGCVECKERLAKAIAEGMASIHETQDYYLKNIDEVRDILAQGTSRARSIARTTMDETRDALKLYRIDGM; encoded by the coding sequence GTGAAGATAAAAAGAATAGTAAGCGGCATGCGCCCTACAGGGAAACTGCACCTTGGGAATTTCCATGGAGCTTTGCACAACTGGGTAAATCTTCAGAACCGTCAGAATCATGAATGCTTCTATTTTGTTGCTGACTGGCACGCCCTTACCAGCGACTACAAAGACACGTCGGAGATAAACGGTTTCACCATCGACATGGTTATAGACTGGCTCAGCGCCGGTCTCGATCCCGCCGGGAGCACCCTGTTTTTGCAGTCCGGCGTTAAGGAACACGCGGAACTCTTCCTCATTCTTTCCATGATTACCCCCCTGGCCTGGCTGGAGCGCAACCCCACGTACAAGGAGATGAGAGAGGAGCTGACCGACCGGGATCTCTCCACGGCGGGGTTCCTGTCCTATCCGGTACTGCAGGCGGCTGACATCATCATGTACAAGGCCGATGGTGTTCCCGTGGGCGTGGATCAACTTCCCCATATAGAATTGACCCGTGAAATAGCCCGGCGCTTCAATTTTCTCTTTCGGGAAGTTTTCACCGTACCGGATCCGCTTCTTACGGATGTGCCCAGGCTTCTGGGCCTGGACGGGCGGAAAATGAGCAAATCCTATAATAATTCCATATATCTCAGGGATCGCGGCAGAGATCTTTCCGGGAAAGTGCTCTCCATGTTCACCGATCCGGAGCGCAAGACAAAGCGCGACCCCGGAAGGCCTCATCTCTGCAACGTTTTTGCCTTCCACGGCATGTACTCCGCGCCGGAAGAGGTGTATCAGATTTCTGAAGACTGTAAAAAGGCGGTCATCGGTTGTGTGGAATGCAAAGAGCGGCTGGCGAAGGCCATTGCCGAAGGCATGGCTTCCATCCACGAGACACAGGATTATTATCTGAAAAATATCGATGAAGTGCGGGATATCCTGGCGCAGGGGACATCCCGGGCGCGAAGCATCGCCCGCACCACCATGGACGAGACCAGAGATGCCCTGAAACTCTACCGCATCGACGGTATGTGA
- a CDS encoding OFA family MFS transporter, with protein MSDTKVFGMPAESGRWLFVVLGFIINICLGSVYAYSVFRGPVQKLLDASATAAGMPFMVFLALFAIMVFVGGQIIARMGPRNLGILGGIIVGVGWMLSSKATSMTMLTVTYGIIGGGGVGLAYGVPLACVGRWFPDKRGLALGLTLAGFGGSPFISANVASSLIASSGPMQTFFIMGLVFLIIMCILFIPFRYPAEGWAPAGWKAASVTVGASMNMGEMVKTKTFYGLFLCYTIGSLAGLMAIGISSSVAQEIILIPAATAAILVGVFAIFNGAGRPIFGVLTDKLSPKGAAIISFIIILVASLGMLVAGEGSVVLYVICFIGFWLTLGGWLAIAPTATTTFFGVANYAKNYGIVFLAYGLGAILGGIIAGQAKDTFGSFTVAFYPTAGLAVLGIILALLMLSPPKKQ; from the coding sequence GTGAGCGATACGAAAGTTTTCGGCATGCCGGCGGAATCGGGACGCTGGCTGTTTGTTGTTCTGGGCTTCATCATCAATATCTGCCTCGGAAGTGTTTACGCTTACAGCGTGTTCCGCGGCCCTGTTCAGAAGTTGCTGGACGCCTCAGCCACGGCGGCGGGTATGCCTTTCATGGTGTTTCTGGCTCTTTTCGCCATCATGGTGTTCGTGGGCGGCCAGATCATTGCCAGGATGGGGCCCCGTAATCTCGGTATTCTCGGAGGCATCATCGTCGGTGTGGGCTGGATGCTGTCCAGCAAGGCCACGAGCATGACCATGCTTACCGTGACCTATGGTATCATCGGCGGCGGCGGCGTCGGGCTTGCCTACGGCGTCCCCCTGGCCTGTGTGGGCCGCTGGTTTCCCGACAAGCGTGGACTCGCCCTCGGTCTTACCCTTGCCGGCTTCGGAGGATCCCCGTTTATTTCAGCAAACGTCGCGTCATCGCTTATCGCCAGTTCCGGTCCCATGCAGACCTTTTTCATCATGGGACTGGTCTTTCTGATTATCATGTGCATTCTTTTCATCCCCTTTCGCTATCCCGCCGAAGGCTGGGCGCCGGCAGGCTGGAAGGCCGCGTCAGTTACGGTCGGGGCCAGCATGAACATGGGCGAAATGGTAAAAACAAAAACCTTTTATGGGCTTTTCCTCTGTTACACCATCGGTTCTCTCGCGGGCCTTATGGCCATCGGGATATCCAGCTCCGTCGCCCAGGAAATCATTCTGATCCCGGCAGCTACAGCGGCCATCCTCGTGGGGGTCTTCGCTATTTTCAACGGTGCCGGCCGTCCCATTTTCGGGGTGTTGACGGACAAACTTTCTCCGAAGGGCGCTGCTATCATTTCTTTCATCATCATACTGGTCGCGTCACTGGGCATGCTTGTTGCCGGTGAAGGCAGTGTTGTACTCTACGTTATCTGTTTCATCGGATTCTGGCTCACTCTGGGCGGGTGGCTTGCCATCGCTCCCACAGCGACGACTACATTTTTCGGAGTTGCCAATTACGCGAAGAACTATGGTATCGTGTTTCTTGCCTACGGCCTGGGAGCCATCCTGGGCGGCATCATCGCCGGTCAGGCGAAGGACACCTTCGGATCCTTCACCGTTGCCTTCTACCCCACGGCAGGCCTGGCGGTTCTCGGCATCATACTTGCCCTCCTCATGCTTTCACCCCCGAAGAAGCAATAG
- a CDS encoding TatD family hydrolase, which yields MLIDSHAHLELGNFDRDRDDVIKRARAAGLRAIVTVGIDLEDSRKAVALARRYDMVWASVGVHPHDAGNIGPETYDELKILAADDKVIAYGEIGLDFFKNYSPRNTQIARFGEQLDLCRDIGLPVIIHDRDAHGETLAMLEEHRGNLTGVVHCFSGDYAMARRCLDLGYYISIPGTVTYGKAETLREVVRAVPLNRLMVETDAPFLSPEPKRGKRNEPAFVVYTARKIADLRGESFERVARETTKNAQKLFGIPPAKT from the coding sequence ATGCTCATCGACTCACATGCCCACCTTGAACTGGGTAACTTTGACCGTGATCGTGACGACGTCATCAAGCGGGCCCGGGCCGCCGGCCTCCGGGCCATCGTTACCGTCGGCATTGACCTCGAAGACAGCAGGAAGGCCGTTGCCCTGGCCCGCCGGTACGATATGGTCTGGGCATCTGTGGGTGTTCATCCCCACGATGCTGGGAATATCGGGCCGGAAACCTACGACGAGCTGAAAATTCTTGCGGCGGACGACAAGGTGATTGCCTACGGAGAAATCGGTCTTGATTTTTTTAAGAATTACTCGCCCAGAAACACGCAGATCGCCCGGTTCGGTGAGCAACTCGACCTCTGCCGGGACATCGGCCTGCCTGTCATTATTCATGACCGTGACGCCCACGGTGAAACGCTGGCCATGCTTGAGGAACACCGGGGAAATCTCACCGGTGTGGTGCATTGTTTTTCCGGAGATTATGCCATGGCCCGCCGGTGCCTGGACCTGGGCTACTATATTTCCATTCCCGGTACCGTAACCTACGGGAAGGCGGAAACGCTCAGGGAGGTGGTTCGTGCCGTACCCCTGAATAGACTCATGGTTGAAACCGATGCCCCCTTCCTGTCGCCGGAGCCGAAACGGGGAAAGAGAAACGAGCCGGCTTTCGTGGTGTACACGGCCCGGAAAATCGCCGATCTGAGAGGGGAGTCGTTCGAGCGTGTTGCCCGGGAGACAACAAAAAACGCGCAGAAACTGTTCGGAATACCCCCGGCAAAGACCTGA
- a CDS encoding ABC transporter permease: MKGDFWYRFLRNRLALAGGIVVILLFALSLFAPVIAPYDPGEINIDGVLEPPSREHLLGTDQLGRDVLSRMIWGSRISLKVGFVATGIAMLIGTVLGAVAGYYGRWIDSLIMRFVDVMLCFPAFFLILAVIALLEPSIWNIMVVIGLTSWMGITRLVRADFISLKERDFVQAARVIGATDVKIIFRHILPNAMASVLVAATLGVAGAILTESALSFLGIGVQPPTPSWGNILTAGKDNIDIAWWLSLYPGLAILITVLGYNLLGEGIRDSLDPRLRE; the protein is encoded by the coding sequence ATGAAGGGAGACTTCTGGTACCGTTTCCTTAGAAACAGGCTGGCCCTTGCCGGCGGGATCGTCGTGATCCTCCTTTTTGCCCTGTCGCTTTTCGCTCCGGTCATTGCCCCCTACGATCCCGGCGAGATCAACATCGACGGTGTACTCGAGCCTCCCTCCCGGGAGCACCTCCTGGGGACAGATCAACTGGGGCGGGATGTCTTGAGCCGCATGATCTGGGGATCGCGAATTTCCCTGAAAGTGGGTTTCGTTGCAACGGGCATCGCCATGCTCATCGGCACCGTCCTGGGCGCCGTGGCGGGCTATTACGGCAGGTGGATCGATTCGCTGATCATGCGTTTCGTGGATGTGATGCTCTGTTTCCCCGCATTTTTTCTGATACTGGCCGTCATCGCCCTTCTTGAGCCGTCAATATGGAACATTATGGTCGTCATCGGCCTCACGAGCTGGATGGGAATAACGCGCCTCGTCCGGGCCGACTTTATTTCCCTGAAAGAGCGTGACTTCGTCCAGGCGGCCCGAGTGATCGGAGCGACGGATGTTAAAATCATTTTTCGGCATATTCTTCCCAACGCGATGGCCTCCGTGCTTGTGGCCGCCACCCTCGGCGTTGCCGGAGCGATCCTGACCGAATCGGCCCTGTCATTCCTCGGCATCGGCGTCCAGCCGCCCACGCCGAGCTGGGGTAATATTCTCACGGCGGGAAAGGACAACATCGACATCGCCTGGTGGCTGTCCCTGTATCCGGGGTTGGCGATACTCATAACAGTCCTGGGATACAATCTCCTGGGCGAGGGAATTAGAGACTCCCTCGATCCCCGGCTGCGAGAATAG
- a CDS encoding ABC transporter permease, with protein sequence MARYILKRLVTMIPLLFGITVICFVVINLAPGSPTDMQTELSPHASVEARERLMELYDLDKPLHVQYYLWVKKLVVLDLGNSFSPDGRPVVDKIAERLPITIMINVLSLVLIILVAVPVGVLSAVHRDSLFDKITTVFVFIGFAMPTFWLALLLMILFGVNLGRLPISGIRSLNYEYFPAWYQWVDLAKHLILPVLLSAFGGFAGLSRYMRSNMLEVIRQDYITTARAKGLSERAVIYRHALRNALLPVITILGLSVPGLIGGSVIFETIFAIPGMGQLFYLSVMSRDYPVVMGILFIGAVLTLAGNLIADVSYAVADPRIRVS encoded by the coding sequence ATGGCACGCTACATTCTAAAACGCCTTGTCACTATGATACCCCTTCTTTTCGGGATTACCGTCATCTGTTTCGTGGTGATCAATCTCGCGCCCGGTTCTCCCACGGACATGCAGACCGAACTGAGTCCCCACGCCTCGGTAGAAGCCCGGGAGCGTCTCATGGAACTCTACGACCTGGACAAGCCGCTCCACGTTCAATATTACCTCTGGGTGAAAAAGCTGGTTGTCCTTGACCTGGGCAACTCCTTTTCCCCTGACGGAAGGCCTGTCGTAGACAAGATTGCCGAACGGCTGCCCATCACCATCATGATCAACGTCCTGTCACTGGTTCTCATTATACTGGTGGCTGTACCCGTGGGCGTTCTTTCGGCCGTCCATCGTGACTCTCTTTTTGACAAGATTACGACGGTTTTCGTCTTTATCGGTTTCGCGATGCCTACCTTCTGGCTGGCCCTGCTTCTGATGATTCTTTTCGGCGTCAACCTGGGCCGGCTCCCTATTTCGGGTATACGGTCACTTAATTACGAGTACTTCCCTGCCTGGTACCAGTGGGTCGACCTGGCGAAGCATCTCATCCTTCCCGTGCTGCTGTCGGCCTTCGGCGGGTTCGCCGGGCTGTCCCGGTACATGCGGTCCAACATGCTCGAGGTAATACGCCAAGATTACATTACCACGGCCCGGGCCAAGGGATTGAGTGAACGCGCGGTCATCTACAGGCACGCCCTCAGGAATGCCCTTCTCCCGGTGATCACCATCCTCGGTCTTTCCGTACCCGGCCTTATTGGTGGAAGTGTCATATTTGAAACCATCTTTGCCATTCCCGGCATGGGACAACTTTTCTATCTCTCCGTCATGTCCAGGGATTATCCCGTCGTCATGGGAATTCTGTTCATCGGCGCGGTGCTGACCCTAGCGGGCAACCTGATCGCCGATGTGTCTTACGCCGTGGCGGATCCGCGGATCAGGGTGTCGTAA